In Phreatobacter aquaticus, a single genomic region encodes these proteins:
- the rpsR gene encoding 30S ribosomal protein S18 → MTAASASGGARRPFFRRRKTCPFSGPNAPKIDYKDVRLLQRYISERGKIVPSRITAVSAKKQRELAQAIKRARFLGLLPYVIK, encoded by the coding sequence ATGACTGCCGCATCCGCTTCCGGTGGCGCCCGTCGCCCCTTCTTCCGCCGTCGCAAGACCTGCCCGTTCTCCGGCCCGAATGCGCCGAAGATCGACTACAAGGACGTGCGCCTGCTGCAGCGTTACATTTCCGAGCGCGGCAAGATCGTGCCGTCGCGCATCACGGCGGTCTCCGCCAAGAAGCAGCGCGAGCTCGCCCAGGCGATCAAGCGCGCCCGCTTCCTCGGCCTGCTGCCCTACGTGATCAAGTGA
- the rpsF gene encoding 30S ribosomal protein S6, translating to MPLYEHVFLARQDVTAQQAEALATQYKEVIEANGGSVPKVEPWGLKSIAFRVRKNRKAHYTLMNIDAPSAAVLEMERQMSINEDILRFMTVRVEELEEAPSAMLQKRDRDDRGERGFGDRDRGFGGGGGRDRGFGGGGGGGGAPRRFRDRDGADVEPVVDAIATEE from the coding sequence ATGCCTCTCTATGAACATGTGTTCCTGGCGCGCCAGGACGTCACTGCCCAGCAGGCGGAAGCGCTTGCCACGCAGTACAAGGAAGTGATCGAGGCCAATGGCGGCTCGGTTCCCAAGGTCGAGCCCTGGGGTCTGAAGTCCATTGCCTTCCGCGTCCGCAAGAACCGCAAGGCTCATTACACGCTGATGAACATCGACGCTCCCTCGGCCGCCGTGCTGGAGATGGAACGCCAGATGTCGATCAACGAAGACATCCTGCGCTTCATGACCGTTCGCGTCGAAGAGCTCGAGGAAGCCCCGTCGGCCATGCTGCAGAAGCGCGACCGTGATGATCGCGGCGAGCGCGGCTTCGGCGATCGTGACCGCGGCTTCGGTGGCGGCGGTGGCCGTGACCGCGGCTTCGGTGGTGGCGGTGGTGGTGGCGGCGCTCCGCGCCGGTTCCGTGACCGTGACGGCGCCGATGTCGAGCCGGTTGTCGACGCTATCGCGACGGAGGAGTGA
- a CDS encoding NAD-dependent epimerase/dehydratase family protein has protein sequence MSEQIVVFGYGPVGKAAVERLHAQGRQVRVAQRSRPAELPDGVDFVACDVLQAGQVMRIVAGADQVVVTIGFAYDGEVWRQSWPLAMSNLLAACEVAGARMVFLDNLYMYGPQDTPLREDTPLTSFGAKPAVRAEITRQWMAAATAGRVRVAALRAPDFYGPGVGLSHIGDVGFGAIARGKRAFLIAPPDMPHDFAYVPDVGRAIVSLLDATDDAFGQVWHMPSAPTLTPRQILEIGARAIGMTPKISALPLWLLPAIGLFVPLLRGMVEMRFQWDRPYHVDAAKFKARFWSDVTPFEVGAAATARAFKAAAAGKGSVTP, from the coding sequence ATGAGCGAACAGATCGTGGTGTTTGGTTATGGGCCGGTTGGTAAGGCCGCCGTCGAGCGGTTGCACGCACAGGGACGGCAGGTCCGCGTCGCCCAGCGCAGCCGACCGGCCGAACTGCCTGACGGCGTCGATTTCGTGGCCTGCGACGTGCTGCAGGCCGGACAGGTGATGCGCATCGTGGCCGGCGCCGATCAGGTCGTGGTGACGATCGGCTTCGCCTATGATGGAGAGGTCTGGCGCCAGTCATGGCCGCTGGCCATGTCAAACCTGCTGGCAGCCTGCGAGGTGGCGGGAGCCCGCATGGTCTTCCTCGACAATCTCTACATGTACGGGCCGCAGGATACGCCGCTGCGCGAGGACACGCCGCTCACCAGCTTCGGCGCCAAGCCGGCGGTGCGGGCAGAGATCACGCGGCAATGGATGGCGGCTGCCACCGCGGGTCGGGTGCGCGTGGCCGCATTGCGGGCGCCCGACTTCTATGGGCCGGGCGTCGGCCTGTCCCATATCGGCGATGTCGGCTTCGGTGCGATCGCGCGGGGCAAGCGTGCCTTTCTCATCGCGCCGCCGGACATGCCGCACGATTTTGCCTATGTGCCGGATGTCGGCCGCGCCATCGTCAGCCTGCTGGACGCCACCGACGATGCCTTCGGACAGGTGTGGCACATGCCGTCGGCGCCGACGCTGACACCGCGCCAGATCCTGGAGATCGGGGCACGCGCCATCGGCATGACCCCGAAGATCAGCGCCCTGCCCTTGTGGCTGCTGCCCGCGATCGGCCTTTTCGTGCCGCTTCTGCGCGGAATGGTCGAGATGCGCTTCCAGTGGGACCGGCCCTATCATGTCGATGCGGCCAAGTTCAAAGCGCGGTTCTGGTCGGATGTCACGCCGTTCGAGGTGGGAGCCGCCGCAACCGCCCGGGCCTTCAAGGCCGCGGCTGCCGGCAAAGGCAGCGTCACCCCTTGA
- a CDS encoding LysR family transcriptional regulator, whose amino-acid sequence MREVNLAGVDLNLLPPLEALLRLRNVTHAAAEVGLSQPAMSRALARLRHLLDDPLLVRTGAGFVLTPRSQQLRPALAAALGDVRGLFRQPDFDPAGERRMFRIACSDSQAILILPALMARLAREAPGIDLRQVSYSTDMVQRMEAGTLDLAFALSTTPLPPGARSEVVAHDRLALIMRRGHPLAERPLTIADYAAADHASIAILGDGQSELDATLAASGVSRRIAMVTPHFAAALATVAATDLVTTLSHAFASRMADAFGLVLREPPLPETAMTVTIVWSHLRSGDRLLTWLRSLIRDVSAEVHSEGGAGA is encoded by the coding sequence ATGCGTGAAGTGAATTTAGCCGGTGTCGACCTCAATCTCCTGCCGCCGCTGGAGGCCTTGCTGCGGCTGCGCAATGTCACCCATGCCGCAGCCGAGGTTGGCCTGAGCCAGCCGGCCATGAGCCGCGCGCTGGCGCGGCTTCGCCATCTGCTCGACGATCCGTTGCTGGTGCGCACCGGCGCCGGCTTCGTTCTGACGCCACGATCCCAGCAATTGCGGCCGGCCCTGGCAGCGGCTCTTGGCGACGTGCGGGGCCTGTTCCGGCAGCCCGACTTCGATCCGGCCGGTGAGCGGCGGATGTTTCGCATCGCCTGTTCCGATTCCCAGGCGATCCTGATCCTGCCGGCGCTTATGGCGCGGCTCGCCCGTGAGGCGCCCGGCATCGACCTGCGGCAGGTGTCCTATTCGACCGATATGGTCCAGCGTATGGAAGCTGGCACCCTCGACCTCGCCTTCGCTCTGTCGACGACACCCTTGCCGCCCGGCGCTCGCAGCGAGGTGGTTGCTCATGACCGGCTGGCGCTGATCATGCGGCGCGGCCACCCGTTGGCCGAAAGGCCTCTGACAATTGCTGATTATGCGGCGGCGGACCATGCCAGCATTGCGATTCTCGGCGATGGCCAGTCGGAGCTCGATGCGACCCTGGCCGCGTCGGGTGTCAGCCGGCGGATCGCGATGGTGACGCCGCACTTCGCGGCCGCGCTGGCGACAGTGGCGGCGACCGATCTGGTGACGACGCTGTCCCACGCCTTCGCGTCCCGCATGGCCGATGCCTTCGGCCTCGTCCTGCGCGAGCCGCCGCTGCCGGAAACGGCCATGACGGTAACGATCGTCTGGTCGCATCTGCGCTCGGGCGATCGCCTGTTGACCTGGCTACGCAGCCTGATCCGGGATGTGTCGGCGGAGGTGCATTCTGAGGGCGGAGCGGGCGCGTGA
- the fabD gene encoding ACP S-malonyltransferase — protein sequence MSIALTFPGQGSQAVGMGKALAEAFPQARAVFDEVDAALSEKLSAIMWDGPIETLTLTENAQPALMAVSLAVVRVLEAEAGFDIGRDAAFVAGHSLGEYSALAAAGTFSISDAARLLRIRGKAMQAATPVGTGAMAALLGLDYEAAVAVAAEAAQGEVCQAANDNGGGQVVVSGHKAAVERACEIAKAKGAKRAILLPVSAPFHCALMQPAADAMAEALAKVTVRAPVVPVVANVLAAPISAPDDIVKSLVAQVTGTVRWRECVAAMAGLGVTTFYEVGAGKVLSGLVKRIADGAAGIAIGTPEDVAAFKTARQG from the coding sequence ATGTCAATCGCACTCACCTTTCCCGGCCAGGGGTCCCAGGCTGTCGGCATGGGCAAGGCCTTGGCCGAAGCCTTCCCGCAGGCCCGCGCCGTATTCGACGAGGTCGATGCGGCGCTCTCGGAAAAGCTGTCCGCGATCATGTGGGACGGACCGATCGAGACACTGACGCTCACCGAGAACGCCCAGCCGGCCCTGATGGCGGTCTCCCTCGCGGTAGTGCGCGTGCTGGAAGCCGAGGCGGGCTTCGATATCGGCCGTGACGCGGCTTTCGTCGCGGGCCACTCGCTCGGCGAATATTCGGCTCTCGCAGCCGCCGGCACTTTCTCCATTTCAGATGCTGCCCGGCTTCTGCGCATTCGCGGCAAGGCCATGCAGGCGGCAACGCCGGTCGGCACCGGCGCCATGGCGGCGCTTCTTGGCCTCGACTACGAGGCGGCAGTGGCGGTCGCGGCCGAGGCGGCCCAGGGCGAGGTCTGCCAGGCCGCCAATGACAATGGTGGCGGCCAGGTGGTGGTCTCCGGCCACAAGGCTGCGGTCGAGCGCGCCTGCGAGATCGCCAAGGCAAAGGGCGCCAAGCGCGCGATCCTGCTGCCGGTCTCCGCGCCGTTCCATTGTGCCCTGATGCAGCCGGCCGCTGACGCCATGGCCGAGGCGCTCGCCAAGGTCACGGTCAGGGCACCCGTCGTGCCCGTGGTCGCCAATGTCCTGGCGGCCCCGATCTCCGCGCCGGACGACATCGTCAAGAGCCTGGTCGCCCAGGTGACGGGCACCGTGCGCTGGCGCGAATGCGTCGCTGCCATGGCCGGCCTCGGCGTCACGACATTCTATGAAGTCGGCGCCGGCAAGGTATTGTCCGGCCTCGTCAAGCGCATCGCCGATGGCGCCGCCGGCATCGCCATCGGAACGCCCGAGGATGTCGCCGCGTTCAAGACCGCGCGCCAGGGCTGA
- the fabG gene encoding 3-oxoacyl-[acyl-carrier-protein] reductase gives MFDLTGKTALVTGATGGIGGAIAKALHGQGATVALSGTRREKLEELAAELGSRAHVLPTNLTSLEEVEALVPAAEKAMGGLDILVNNAGITRDNLFIRMKDEEWDQVIAVNLTANFRLTRAASKLMMRKRWGRIVQITSIVGVTGNPGQGNYAAAKAGLIGMSKSLAAEIASRNVTVNCLAPGFIETPMTDVLNDKQKETILTRVPAGRLGKADEIAAATIYLVSEEAAYVTGQTLHVNGGMAMI, from the coding sequence ATGTTCGATCTGACTGGGAAGACCGCGCTTGTCACCGGAGCCACCGGCGGCATTGGTGGCGCCATCGCCAAGGCGCTGCATGGTCAGGGCGCGACCGTCGCGCTCTCCGGCACGCGCCGCGAGAAGCTCGAGGAACTGGCAGCCGAACTTGGCTCGCGCGCCCATGTCCTGCCGACCAACCTGACCTCCCTTGAGGAGGTCGAGGCGCTGGTTCCCGCAGCCGAAAAGGCCATGGGCGGGCTCGATATCCTGGTCAACAATGCCGGCATCACCCGCGACAACCTGTTCATCCGCATGAAGGATGAGGAATGGGACCAGGTGATCGCGGTCAATCTGACCGCCAATTTTCGCCTGACCCGCGCCGCGTCCAAGCTGATGATGCGCAAGCGCTGGGGCCGTATCGTCCAGATCACGTCGATCGTTGGCGTCACCGGCAATCCCGGCCAGGGCAATTACGCCGCCGCCAAGGCAGGCCTCATCGGCATGTCGAAATCGCTCGCCGCCGAGATCGCCTCGCGCAACGTGACGGTCAACTGCCTGGCCCCCGGCTTCATCGAAACGCCGATGACCGATGTGCTGAACGACAAGCAGAAGGAAACGATCCTGACGCGCGTTCCGGCCGGCCGGCTCGGCAAGGCAGATGAAATTGCGGCTGCAACCATCTATCTTGTGTCGGAGGAAGCAGCCTATGTTACGGGTCAAACCCTCCATGTAAATGGTGGCATGGCCATGATTTAA
- a CDS encoding acyl carrier protein, which translates to MSDIADRVKKIVVEQLGVDAEKVVTAASFIDDLGADSLDTVELVMAFEEEFGVEIPDDAAETILTVGDAVKFLEKAASA; encoded by the coding sequence ATGAGCGATATCGCTGACCGCGTGAAGAAGATCGTCGTTGAGCAGCTTGGCGTCGACGCCGAGAAGGTGGTTACGGCCGCGAGCTTCATCGATGATCTCGGGGCCGACAGCCTCGACACGGTGGAACTTGTCATGGCCTTCGAGGAAGAGTTCGGCGTGGAAATCCCGGACGATGCCGCCGAGACCATCCTGACGGTGGGCGACGCCGTGAAGTTCCTCGAGAAGGCCGCCAGCGCCTGA
- the fabF gene encoding beta-ketoacyl-ACP synthase II produces MRRVVVTGLGMVTPLGCGVETTWSRLIEGRSGASKVDNFDVSDIAAKIACQIPRGDGTGGTFNPDDWMEPKEQRKVDQFIVFAMAAAKQALDDANWHPTSREDQVNTGVLIGSGIGGLDGIAEAALILREKGPRRISPFFIPGRLINLAGGYVSIEHGLKGPNHAVVTACSTGAHAIGDAARLVAFGDADVMVAGGTESPVSRLSLAGFAACRALSTDFNEEPTRASRPYDRDRDGFVMGEGAGVVVLEAYEHAKARGAKIYAEVIGYGLSGDAHHITAPAEDGDGAYRCMLAALKRAGISASDLDYINAHGTSTMADTIELGAVERAIGNAASKVSMSSTKSSIGHLLGAAGAVEAIFSVLAIRDQIVPPTLNLDNPSVETAIDLVPHAARKRSVETVLSNSFGFGGTNASLIFRAAA; encoded by the coding sequence ATGCGGCGGGTGGTGGTGACGGGGCTTGGGATGGTGACGCCGCTTGGCTGCGGCGTGGAAACCACCTGGTCGCGGCTGATCGAAGGCCGTAGCGGCGCGAGCAAGGTCGACAATTTCGACGTTTCCGACATTGCCGCCAAGATCGCCTGCCAGATTCCCCGTGGCGACGGCACCGGCGGCACCTTCAATCCCGACGACTGGATGGAGCCGAAGGAGCAGCGCAAGGTCGACCAGTTCATCGTCTTCGCGATGGCGGCGGCCAAGCAGGCGCTCGACGATGCCAACTGGCATCCCACCTCCCGCGAGGACCAGGTCAATACCGGCGTTCTCATCGGTTCCGGCATTGGCGGCCTCGATGGCATTGCCGAAGCGGCCCTCATTTTGCGCGAGAAGGGCCCGCGCCGCATCTCGCCCTTCTTCATTCCCGGCCGGCTGATCAATCTCGCCGGCGGCTATGTCTCCATCGAGCATGGCCTGAAGGGCCCGAACCACGCGGTTGTCACCGCCTGTTCCACCGGCGCCCACGCCATTGGCGATGCCGCCCGTCTGGTCGCCTTTGGCGATGCCGACGTGATGGTGGCCGGCGGCACAGAATCGCCGGTCAGCCGCCTCTCGCTCGCGGGCTTTGCCGCCTGCCGCGCGCTCTCCACCGATTTCAACGAGGAGCCGACCCGCGCCTCCAGGCCCTATGATCGCGACCGCGACGGTTTCGTCATGGGCGAGGGTGCCGGTGTCGTGGTGCTCGAGGCCTACGAGCATGCCAAGGCTCGTGGCGCCAAGATCTATGCCGAAGTGATCGGCTATGGCCTGTCTGGCGACGCCCACCACATCACGGCACCCGCCGAGGATGGCGACGGCGCCTATCGCTGCATGCTGGCGGCTCTCAAGCGCGCGGGCATCTCGGCGTCCGACCTCGATTACATCAACGCCCACGGCACCTCGACCATGGCCGACACGATCGAACTCGGCGCGGTCGAGCGCGCCATCGGCAATGCCGCCTCCAAGGTGTCGATGTCGTCGACCAAGTCATCCATCGGCCACCTGCTCGGCGCAGCCGGTGCGGTCGAGGCAATCTTCTCGGTCCTGGCGATCCGCGATCAGATCGTGCCGCCGACCCTCAATCTCGACAATCCAAGCGTCGAGACGGCCATCGATCTGGTACCTCATGCCGCGCGCAAGCGGTCGGTGGAGACGGTTCTGTCCAACTCGTTCGGCTTTGGCGGCACCAATGCATCCCTCATCTTCCGCGCCGCTGCTTGA
- the mltG gene encoding endolytic transglycosylase MltG encodes MSDYPGQNQPPNGSRPAIKSPRAALEPEAAPPAPPASRHARNQWVVIGNLILTIALVGLVGSMTSFFYARRAFVSPGPLQQERAVFIPRGSNAEQVAEILERNGVISSSLVFVGAVQLYGVRGDLKWGEYLFPRRTSTAEAMAIVLEGKAIEYRVTIPEGLTSEQILGRLRDNDVLTGDVARIPREGSLMPDTYKFTRGTTRQQIVDQMAAFQTRAVQQIWDRRASDLPIRSPEEMVILASIVEKETGKADERPRVAGVFVNRLNRRIRLQSDPTIVYGIVGGRGSLGRAISQADIQRLTPYNTYQIDGLPPTPIANPGRAAMEAVVNPLRHRDVYFVADGTGGHAFAETLEQHNRNVANWRRIERERANPETVPPATPPAPVAPGAPQR; translated from the coding sequence ATGAGCGATTATCCCGGTCAGAACCAGCCGCCGAACGGTTCGCGCCCGGCCATCAAGTCGCCGCGCGCAGCCCTTGAGCCGGAAGCAGCCCCGCCGGCGCCGCCTGCCTCCCGTCATGCCCGCAACCAGTGGGTTGTCATCGGCAACCTGATCCTGACGATTGCGCTTGTCGGCCTCGTCGGCTCGATGACGAGCTTCTTCTATGCCCGCCGCGCCTTCGTGTCGCCCGGACCGCTGCAGCAGGAACGCGCCGTGTTCATTCCGCGCGGCTCCAATGCCGAGCAGGTCGCCGAGATTCTCGAGCGCAACGGCGTCATTTCGTCGTCGCTGGTCTTCGTCGGTGCCGTCCAGCTCTACGGCGTGCGCGGTGACCTCAAATGGGGTGAATATCTGTTCCCGCGCCGGACCTCGACCGCCGAGGCCATGGCGATCGTGCTGGAAGGCAAGGCGATCGAATACCGGGTGACCATCCCCGAAGGCCTGACCTCCGAGCAGATCCTCGGCCGCCTGCGTGACAATGATGTGCTGACCGGCGACGTCGCGCGCATCCCGCGCGAGGGCTCGCTGATGCCGGACACCTACAAGTTCACCCGTGGCACGACCCGCCAGCAGATCGTTGACCAAATGGCGGCGTTCCAGACCCGCGCGGTCCAGCAGATCTGGGACCGCCGCGCGAGCGACCTGCCGATCCGCTCGCCGGAGGAAATGGTCATCCTGGCCTCCATCGTCGAGAAGGAGACCGGCAAGGCCGACGAGCGGCCGCGCGTCGCCGGCGTCTTCGTCAACCGCCTGAACCGTCGCATCCGTCTGCAGTCCGATCCGACCATCGTCTATGGCATTGTCGGCGGACGGGGCTCGCTCGGCCGCGCCATCAGCCAGGCCGATATCCAGCGCCTGACCCCTTACAACACCTACCAGATCGACGGACTGCCGCCGACGCCGATCGCCAATCCGGGCCGTGCGGCCATGGAGGCGGTGGTCAATCCGCTGCGCCACCGCGATGTCTATTTCGTCGCCGACGGCACCGGCGGCCACGCCTTCGCCGAGACGCTGGAACAGCACAACCGCAACGTCGCCAACTGGCGCCGCATCGAACGCGAGCGCGCCAATCCCGAGACGGTCCCGCCGGCGACCCCGCCGGCACCGGTCGCGCCCGGAGCGCCCCAGCGCTGA
- a CDS encoding SDR family oxidoreductase, giving the protein MPDALPTIAILGASGLIGQALAEHLMLEGYPVVAMARRLTQAQTHRFGATAIEAPIMALDASGLARIIRERHIDMVVNCIGVLQDGPRGKTEAVHVDFVRRLTEAMALSGRAPLLLHLSVPGDPDDDATAFSRTKREAERVIAESGLPFVVLRPGFVIAPAAYGGSALIRALAALPLDLPASEASRTFAATAISDIGRTVSIVARRWQTGERHWRASYDVMERNPTNVGGVVAAFRARFGGPAPRLTLPAFLLGIGARFGDAAARLGWAPPVRSTALAELRRGVAGDPSVWSAETGIEPLSLDEALRRVPATVQEGWFGRLYLAKALIFGSLALFWLVSGLVALTVSFDAASAILMAQGMPKPAADMLTVATSLADIAIGGAIAWRRWSRAGLIAGIGLTVGYLAGSVMIAPQLWLDPVGSMVKTVPAAMLMLVALAILDDR; this is encoded by the coding sequence ATGCCTGACGCTCTGCCCACGATCGCCATCCTTGGCGCGTCCGGCCTGATCGGCCAGGCGCTGGCCGAGCATCTGATGCTGGAAGGATATCCCGTCGTGGCGATGGCGCGCCGGCTGACGCAGGCTCAGACCCATCGGTTTGGTGCGACGGCCATCGAGGCGCCGATCATGGCGCTCGATGCCTCCGGCCTCGCCCGCATCATCCGGGAGCGGCACATCGACATGGTCGTGAACTGCATCGGCGTGCTGCAGGACGGCCCCCGCGGCAAGACCGAAGCTGTCCATGTGGACTTCGTCCGGCGGCTGACCGAAGCGATGGCCCTGTCCGGCCGGGCGCCCTTGCTCCTGCACCTCTCCGTGCCCGGCGATCCCGACGACGACGCAACGGCCTTCAGCCGGACCAAGCGGGAGGCCGAGCGCGTGATCGCCGAAAGCGGCCTGCCCTTCGTCGTGCTGCGCCCGGGCTTCGTGATCGCTCCGGCGGCCTATGGCGGCAGCGCCTTGATCCGGGCGCTTGCGGCCCTGCCGCTGGACCTGCCCGCCTCCGAGGCGAGCCGGACCTTCGCGGCGACCGCCATCAGCGATATCGGCCGCACGGTGAGCATCGTAGCGCGCCGCTGGCAGACGGGTGAACGTCATTGGCGGGCCAGCTACGACGTGATGGAGCGCAATCCCACGAATGTCGGCGGCGTTGTCGCGGCGTTCCGGGCAAGGTTTGGCGGGCCTGCTCCCCGGCTCACACTGCCGGCTTTCCTGCTCGGGATTGGCGCAAGATTCGGCGATGCCGCAGCCCGTCTCGGCTGGGCACCGCCCGTGCGCAGCACGGCGCTGGCAGAGCTTCGCCGCGGCGTAGCCGGCGATCCCTCCGTCTGGAGTGCCGAGACCGGCATTGAGCCGCTGTCGCTCGACGAGGCTCTCAGGCGCGTGCCTGCCACCGTGCAGGAGGGATGGTTCGGCCGGCTCTATCTCGCCAAGGCGCTGATCTTCGGATCGCTCGCGCTGTTCTGGCTGGTCTCAGGGCTGGTGGCCCTGACCGTCAGCTTCGATGCGGCAAGCGCCATCCTCATGGCCCAGGGCATGCCGAAGCCGGCGGCCGACATGCTGACTGTGGCGACCAGTCTTGCCGATATTGCGATTGGCGGCGCGATCGCCTGGCGGCGCTGGAGCCGGGCCGGACTGATCGCCGGCATCGGCCTGACGGTCGGCTATCTCGCCGGCTCGGTGATGATTGCGCCGCAGCTCTGGCTCGATCCGGTCGGCAGCATGGTCAAGACCGTTCCGGCCGCCATGCTGATGCTGGTTGCGCTGGCGATCCTGGACGACCGGTAG
- a CDS encoding DUF2269 family protein, which translates to MTYFVLKYLHVVGAMVLLGTGTGIAFFMLMAHRSRDAAFVARTASVVVLADMVFTASAVIAQPVTGYLLVRELGLPLSEAWIAGSLLLYGVAGLAWLPVVWIQMRLRDLARASAASGADLPADYHRLFRWWLVLGLPGFGSVMLIIWLMIAKPTW; encoded by the coding sequence ATGACCTATTTCGTTCTCAAATACCTGCACGTCGTCGGTGCGATGGTCCTGCTTGGCACCGGCACCGGGATCGCCTTCTTCATGCTGATGGCCCATCGGAGCCGCGATGCCGCCTTCGTCGCGCGCACCGCCTCCGTCGTCGTTCTGGCCGACATGGTGTTCACCGCAAGCGCCGTGATCGCGCAGCCGGTGACCGGCTATCTGCTCGTGCGGGAACTGGGTCTGCCGCTCAGCGAGGCCTGGATTGCGGGGTCGCTGTTGCTCTATGGCGTTGCCGGCCTCGCCTGGCTGCCGGTGGTCTGGATCCAGATGCGTCTGCGCGATCTGGCCCGGGCTTCCGCCGCTTCGGGCGCGGATCTGCCGGCCGATTATCACCGCCTCTTCCGCTGGTGGCTGGTGCTCGGGCTGCCCGGCTTCGGTTCGGTGATGCTGATCATCTGGCTGATGATCGCCAAGCCGACCTGGTGA
- a CDS encoding YicC/YloC family endoribonuclease, producing the protein MALSSMTGFARSEGVVGSTVWAWELKSVNSKGLDIKLRLGPGMDAAEAAIRQKIGQAVARGSIFASASVKREGATSEVRINDAVLAQVIEAARIIAERVDARAPGVDGLLNIRGVIDIVEPEETEEERAAFHTAILDGLDLALEGLVAMRQAEGSALARILIERLDEIAALKHQAETNPGRKPEAIKAKLLESLSALMETGKGFDPDRLHQEALLMASKADIREELDRLDAHVAAARKLIAQGGPVGRKLDFLAQEFNRETNTLCSKANDVSLTAVGLELKAVVEQFREQVQNLE; encoded by the coding sequence ATGGCTCTCTCCAGCATGACGGGCTTTGCGCGGTCCGAGGGCGTCGTCGGGTCGACGGTCTGGGCCTGGGAGCTCAAGTCGGTCAATTCCAAGGGGCTGGACATCAAGCTGCGTCTTGGGCCGGGCATGGACGCGGCAGAGGCCGCCATCCGCCAGAAGATTGGCCAGGCGGTCGCCCGCGGTTCGATCTTTGCCAGCGCCAGTGTCAAGCGCGAGGGCGCGACCTCCGAGGTCCGGATCAACGATGCCGTGCTCGCCCAGGTCATCGAGGCCGCCCGCATCATTGCCGAGCGGGTCGATGCCCGCGCGCCGGGTGTCGACGGCTTGCTCAATATCCGGGGCGTCATCGACATCGTCGAGCCGGAAGAAACCGAAGAAGAGCGCGCGGCCTTCCATACGGCCATTCTCGATGGTCTCGACCTCGCGCTGGAAGGTCTGGTCGCCATGCGGCAGGCCGAGGGCAGCGCGCTCGCCCGCATTCTGATCGAACGGCTCGACGAGATCGCAGCCCTGAAGCACCAGGCTGAGACCAATCCCGGCCGCAAGCCCGAGGCGATCAAGGCCAAGCTCCTCGAAAGCCTCTCCGCCCTCATGGAGACCGGCAAGGGCTTCGACCCCGATCGCCTGCATCAGGAGGCGCTGCTGATGGCCTCCAAGGCCGATATCCGCGAGGAACTCGACCGTCTCGACGCCCATGTGGCGGCGGCCCGCAAGCTGATCGCCCAGGGCGGTCCGGTTGGCCGCAAGCTCGATTTCCTGGCACAGGAATTCAACCGCGAGACCAACACGCTCTGTTCCAAGGCGAACGACGTGTCGCTGACCGCGGTTGGTCTGGAGCTCAAGGCGGTGGTCGAGCAGTTCCGCGAACAGGTCCAGAATCTGGAGTAG
- the gmk gene encoding guanylate kinase, whose protein sequence is MADPVTARRGLMLVLTSPSGAGKSTLTRQLLQTETEIALSVSVTTRPKRADEIDKVHYFFISPERFIQMRDAGELLEWAEVHGNFYGTPKAAVEQALSAGNDVLFDIDVAGVRQLSAMVREDMATIFLLPPSVAEQISRLKRRASDEDQQILKRLKTARTEIEAWSDFDYILVNDDLDRAFMELRAILHAERLKQRRRPKLDALITELGRDLDRVLENGDLGLLARK, encoded by the coding sequence ATGGCCGATCCCGTCACGGCCCGTCGCGGCCTCATGCTGGTGCTCACCTCGCCCTCGGGCGCCGGCAAGTCGACGCTGACGCGCCAGCTCCTGCAGACCGAGACCGAGATCGCCCTGTCGGTCTCCGTCACCACCCGTCCGAAGCGGGCGGACGAGATCGACAAGGTCCATTATTTCTTCATCTCGCCCGAGCGCTTCATCCAGATGCGCGATGCCGGCGAATTGCTGGAATGGGCCGAGGTTCATGGCAATTTCTACGGGACGCCGAAGGCCGCCGTGGAACAGGCCCTGTCGGCCGGCAACGACGTGCTGTTTGACATCGATGTCGCCGGCGTCCGCCAGCTCTCCGCCATGGTGCGCGAGGACATGGCGACGATCTTCCTTCTGCCGCCGAGCGTTGCCGAGCAGATCTCCCGGCTGAAGCGCCGCGCCAGCGACGAGGACCAGCAGATCCTCAAACGGCTGAAAACGGCGCGCACCGAGATCGAGGCCTGGAGCGACTTCGACTATATCCTGGTCAATGACGACCTCGACCGCGCCTTCATGGAGCTGCGCGCCATCCTTCATGCCGAGCGGCTGAAGCAGCGCCGCCGCCCCAAGCTCGATGCCTTGATCACAGAACTCGGCCGCGACCTCGACCGGGTGCTGGAGAACGGGGATCTGGGGCTGCTGGCGCGCAAGTGA